DNA sequence from the Planifilum fimeticola genome:
GTCGGGCCGCCGCCACACCTCCTTCGTGTCGGCCAATGTGATGCCGGAAGTGGATGACGACGTCGAGGTGGAGATCAAGGCGGAAGATCTGAAGATCGACACGTATCGTTCCAGCGGAGCCGGCGGACAACATGTCAACACCACCGATTCCGCGGTGCGGATCACCCATCTTCCCACGGGGATCGTCGTCACCTGTCAGTCGGAACGCTCCCAGATCCAAAACCGGGAACGGGCGATGAAGATCCTGAAGGCCCGCCTGTACGAACGGATGATGGAGGAGCGGCAAAAGGAACTGGCCGAATTGCAGGGGGAACAGACGGAGATCGGATGGGGCAACCAGATCCGCTCTTACGTATTTCACCCCTACAGCATGGTGAAGGACCACCGAACCCAGGTGGAAGTGGGGAACGTTCAGGCGGTCATGGACGGAGAAATCGACGTGTTCATCGACGCTTACCTGCGGAAGCGGATCCAATCGTCCAAGGAACGGGATCGGTAAGCGGCCAAAGAGAAGCGATAGGGTGGTGAGTCCGATGGAGTGGAAAAACATCGCGCTGGAGCAGGGGGATGGCTGGGCCCTGATCACCATTCAGCGCCCCAAGGTGTTGAACGCCCTGAATCGGGAGACCCTGGAGGAGCTGGAACAGGCTGTCGATCAGGTGGAAGCCGATGAGAAGGTCCGGGCCCTGATCATAACCGGGGCCGGAGACAAGGCCTTTGTGGCCGGTGCCGATATCGGGGAGCTGCGGCAGATTCCCTCCGCCGCGGAGGGGGAGAGGCTTGCGGCCCGCGGGCAGGCTCTCTTTTCGCGGATCGAGGAGCTCGACAAACCGGTCATCATGGCGGTGAACGGATATGCCCTAGGAGGCGGATGCGAACTCGCCATGAGCGGAGATATTCTGATCGCTTCCGAAAAGGCACGCTTCGGTCAGCCGGAGGTGAATTTGGGGGTGATTCCCGGCTACGGGGGCACCCAGCGCCTTGCGCGGCTGGTGGGGAAGACGACCGCCAAATACCTGTGCCTGACGGGGGAGATGATTACCGCCGAAGAGGCGCTCAGGCTCGGGCTGGTTCAGAAGGTGGTTCCCCACGACCAGCTGCTGGAGGAGGCCCGCAAGCTGGCGGAACTGCTGGCCCAAAAGGCCCCGGTTGCCATGAGGTATATCAAAAAGGCAATCAACCAGGGGGCGGAAACGGATCTTCAGAGCGGTCTGCGGCTGGAGGCTTCTTTCTTCGGCCTTTCCTTCGATACCGAGGACCGAATCGAGGGGATGGACGCTTTCCTCCAGAAGCGGAATCCCCGTTTCCGCGGAAAATAAAATAACATGCCCTGAAACCGACCGGTCCGGTTCGGCCGGTTCTTTTTTGTGGGTGTTGATCGCTGGAAAAAAGGGAATATAACCACTCGTGGAAAGGTTTTCCGGGAACTTTTCGATCAGTAAAGTCGTTTAGCGTGTTGTGCCCGTACACCCTTGCTTTGACAACCTTGCACCATAAACAGACATTGGAGGGGGTCATGAACGATGGTTGCCATTCAAGCGGTGGTAGAGCTGGTGGAGATGGTTCCCGCCTTCGTGTGGATCGCTTTGACATTGGTTATCGCCTTGCTGATTTTTTTGACGGTGATTATGACGAAGAAGCGGAGCCGCGAAGTGGCGGAGCTGGACAAGCTGTTCGCCGATTCGAGCGAGGTTTCCTTTGACGAGCCTTTGGCTTTGAAGCGAAGACCGAGGAAAAAATTCAGCTTTAGCAACACCCAAAAAGGGAAGGAACGGGAAACCGATGGAGATATTTCTCCCGTGGGTGCCGTCCGGGCCGCAGAGGAAACCGACCGGTCTGACAAGGGCGGCGAGGGGGAAAAGGGCGGGGATGCATAACCCCCGCCCCTTTTGTTTACGATAACCATCAAAACCCCTCATCCAAGTTGAGGGACCCGACGGGAGGGGCGAGATGGCTGAACAAAAGGGAAGTCAGCGCAGAGCGGAAGAATCGAAGGATCGACATCAACTGATGGAAAAGCCCCGGGAAAAAGCCGCCCCCGGTTCCAGCTATCCGAGAAAGCCGGATCACCTCCGGGGACAATGACAATGCAGACGGGAGGTGCACGATGAGTAAACGCTGGTGGAAGCGCGTGCTGGTCGGAGGGGTCCTGTTGTGGGCTTTGACCGGCTGCGCCGGAGGTACGGATCAGGAAACGCAACCCCCCGAGCAGGGGGAAACTCCCTCCCAGGAAGAAGCCCCGGATGCCGGCGACGGGGCGACGGCGGATGCCGAAGTCAAGGCGGTCTATGACAACAACTGCGCCAGCTGTCACGGTGCCAACCTGGAAGGGAGCTTCGGCCCGTCGCTGACCAGCGTCGGATCGAAGTACTCCAAGGAAGAGATTGGTGAAATCATCAAGAACGGCAAGGGGCAGATGCCGGCGCAAACCCAGCTGTCCGACGCCGAACGGGAGTCCTTGTCCGCATGGCTGGCGGAACAGAAGTGAAACGAGCCGAAAAGGCTGCCGACTCTTTGTCGGCGGTCTTTTTATTTGGTGGGATCGCGGCAGATTTGGGTCAGCTCTTTGAAACAGCGGGACAAGGAAGGCGCGTCCACCGATTTTTCGCTTTCGTCTCCGCCAAAATGGAGGTTTTGACCGACATGTCCCTTTTAGGGCGATCCCGAGGTGGTTTCCGACTTCGGAAAAAGGGACCCAATTCTCATTCGGTACATTTTTTATGTGCCATTCGGGAAAGAGTCGAAATCGCCCGTTGGAGTTGAATCTGTTTCCGGCCGAGCCCATGGCGATATATCTTGTCCGGAGGCAAAAGGGCAGCGCCAAAAATGGTGACGCCAGTGCTGCACAGATACCACCCTTTACGCCGATGGGAGGGTCGCATTCATCTTTCGTTCGACCGTCCGCATTTCGCTCGGTGGATGTCGAAATTTTCATTCCATTGATGTTTGAGCCGGTGCCACAAGGGCCGGATTCGCTTCCACTCCGCTTCCCTTTCCCCGAGTCGGCGGCGTCTCCAGATTCTTCGGCCATCCAACGCGAAAAACGTGAAAGACCGGAGATCGGTTTTCCCTAAAGAACGGAAGGCCTTTCAAAATCGGGACAGTTGTGAATATGGGTGAAAAATGGGGATTGAATAAATATAATTCACTATGTATAATGTTACAAACCGACCTCCAAAGGAGTGAGAGTGGGAAGTGAAAACCGTGGTGATCGGGTCGACGGGGTACGGGGGAGTGGAGTTGATCCGCCTCCTTGAAAACCATCCCCAGGCCCGGATCGGCGCATTGGTCTCTTCCTCGCAGCCCCGTGAGCCGCTGAAGGCGGTCTATCCCCATTTGTCCCACATGGAGGAGACCCTGGAGGAACTGGACCCGGACCGCCTGTGCGAGGCGGGGGATGTGGTCTTCTTCGCCACCCCTCCCGGAGTCAGCAGCCAGTGGGCGCCCCGGTTTGCGGAGCGGGGGAAGGTGTGCATCGACCTGTCCGGCGATTTCCGCTTGACCGATGATGCGTACAGGCGGTGGTACGGGCGGGAGCCCGCTTCCGCCGATTGGCTGGAACGGGCGGTTTACGGGTTGTCGGAATGGTACGCGGAGCAAATCCGGAGCGCAACGCTCATCTCCAATCCGGGTTGTTATCCCACCGCCTCACTCCTGGCGTTGATTCCCCTGTTGAGGGAGCGGGCCATCGATCCGGACACGATCGTGATCGATGCCAAGTCGGGCGTGTCCGGCGCGGGGAGGGGGCTGAAGCTGAACGCGCTCTTCTGCGAAGTCAACGAGAATCTGCGTCCTTATCGGGTGGATGCCCACCAACACACTCCGGAAATCGAACGGTACGCCTCGGAAGCGTGGGGACGTCCGGTCCGCGTCACCTTCATTCCCCACCTGGTGCCGATGAACCGGGGAATACTCATCACCCTGACGGCCCGCGCGGCGGAGGGTTGGACCCGCCGCCGGCTGGAGGAGATGTACCGCGGGATTTATCAATCGGCTCCTTTTGTGAGAATTCGTTCTGAAAACGATTGGCCGGGGACGAAGCAGGTCCAGGGAAGCAATTATTGCGATCTGGCCGTCCATCTGGATGAACGAACCGGCCGGGTCATCGTGATGTCGGTCATCGACAACCTGGTCAAGGGGGCCGCCGGCCAAGCCGTCCAGAATCTCAACCTGCGCATGGGATGGGATGAGACGGCGGGCCTGGAGGGGCTTCCCCTCTATCCGTAAACCCTGTCGTGGGAAAAGACAAATCCATAAAGAGAGGGAGAGGAGCATGAACGGGCAGGGGACGCAGACGATTGCCGCGGAAGCGGGCTATGAGGTCGTTGCGGAACCGTCGGTGACTTCCCCTTCCGGGTTTGTCGCCGGAGGAGTGCACGCGGGTCTGAAGAAGAAAAGACGGGATCTGGGAATGATCTTCTGCGAGGTTCCCGCTTCCGCCGCGGCGGTTTATACCATGAACGCGTTTCAGGCCGCCCCCCTGAAGGTGACCCGGGACAGTTTGGCGGCCGAGGGTAAACTGCAGGCCGTCGTGGTCAACAGCGGCAATGCCAACGCGTGTACGGGTCAAAGGGGATTGGAGGATGCCCTGAAGACGCGCCGCGAGGCGGCCAAATTGCTCGGCATTCCGGATCACCGCGTCGCCGTGGCTTCCACCGGAGTGATCGGTGAGTTTCTGCCGATGGACCGGATGATGGAAGGGTTGGCCCGATTGGTGAAAGAGGTGGGAAAAGGGGGGCATCTCCCCTTCAGTGAATCGATCCTGACCACCGACACCTGCACCAAGGAGGCCGAGGTGGTCCTGAGGGTGGAAGGGCGTCCGGTGCGCATCGCCGGAGCGGCCAAGGGTTCCGGGATGATTCATCCCCAAATGGCCACGATGCTGGCCTTCCTCACCACCGATGCGGTGATCGATTCGCGCCACCTGCAGCATTTGCTGCGGGAAGTGACCGATGAGACCTTCAACATGATCACCGTCGACGGGGATTGCAGCACCAACGACATGGTGCTGGCCATGGCCAGCGGGCGGGCGGGCCACTCCGCCCTCCATCCGGACCATCCCGAATGGGCGGTGTTTAAAGCGGGTTTTGCCCATGTGGCCCGGGAGTTGGCCAAGATGATCGCCCGGGACGGGGAAGGGGCCACCCGGCTGGTGGAGGTGAGGGTCACCGGTGCCGCTTCCCAGGCCATGGCGCGGCGGGTGGCCAAGGGCGTGGTCGGTTCCAATCTGGTCAAATCGGCGGTTTACGGAGCGGACGCCAACTGGGGAAGAGTCTTTTGCGCCATCGGTTACTCCGACCCGGACGTGAAGACGGAAGCCGTCGATCTGTATATCGGGGATATTCCGGTGGTGCGGGAGAGCAGGCCCGTCTCCTTCAACGAGGAGCAGGTTCAGGCCCATATGAAGGAGGAACGGGTGCAATTCCGCATCGATCTCCATCAGGGCATCCACGAGGCGGTTGCCTGGGGATGCGATCTCACGTACGAGTATGTCCGGATCAACGCCTGTTACCGGACCTGAGACGAAGGGCCGAATCGGAGGAGAGGGAGTGGCGGACGTGCCGAGTGTGGTCGTAAAAATCGGGGGCAGCGTGCTGGAACGGCTTCATCCCAGTTTTTATGAAGCGTGTGTTTCTCTGCAACAGCGCGGCGTTCGAGTGGCGGTGGTTCACGGCGGCGGCCCGGTGATCAACCGGCTGCTGGAGCGTTCGGAGATCCGACCGAGCTTTGTCCGGGGGCTTCGGGTGACGGATGCGGAGACGCTGACATGGGTGCAGATGGCCTTGGCCGGGTTGGTGAACAAGGATCTGGTGGCGCGGCTTCAAGCCGCCGGCGCCGCCGCCGTCGGCCTCTCGGGGGTTGACGGAAAGCTGCTTCAGGTCAGGCAGAAGGATTCCTCCCTCGGCTATGTGGGGGAGGTCACCGGGGTGGAGACGGCTCTCCTATCCGCTCTGTTGGAGAAGGGGTGGATGCCGGTGACCGCCTCTCTGGGCGTCGACGAAGCCGGACAGATTTACAACGTCAACGCCGACACCGCGGCCGGAGCCATCGCCCGGGCGCTGCATGCGTCCCGGATGGTGATGGTGACCGACGTTCCCGGGATTTACGCCTCCCCGGAAAAAAAGGAGGGTGTGCTCCGCACCGTGACGCCCGCCGCGGTCCGCGATCTGATCCAAAACGGCAAGATCAGCGGAGGGATGATTCCCAAGGTGTCGGCGGCGCTGTCCTGCCTGAAGGGGCCGGTCCGGGAGGTGCTCATCGTGGACGGGGGAAAACCGTTTTCCCTGGACGGAACGAAGGAGGAAGGGTGGAACGGAACGCGGATCGTTCAGGAGGAGGGAGCCGATCATGTTGTTTCCCACTTACCAACGGTATGATGTCCGGGCGGCCAGGGGCGAAGGAGCCTGGCTCTGGGACGAGGCGGGCAGGCGCTGGCTCGATTTCACCTCGGGCCTGGCCGTCTGCAATTTGGGCCATTGCCATCCCCGGGTGACGGAGGCGGTGCAAAAGCAGCTGGAAAACCTGTGGCACGTCTCCAACCTGTTTCACATCCCGCTTCAGGAGGAAGTGGCCTCTATTCTGACGGAGGCGAGCGGGCTCGGTGCCGTCTTCTTCTGCAACAGCGGTGCGGAGGCCAATGAGGCGGCGATCAAGCTGGCCCGCAAGGCGGCCCGGGAGCGGCGGGGAATCGAGCTGCCGAACATCATCACCTTTGAGGGCTCCTTCCACGGGCGCACCCTGGCCACCCTGACCGCCACCGGACAGGAAAAGGTGAAGACCGGCTTCGCTCCCCTCCCGGAGGGCTTCGTCACCGTTCCTTTCGGGGACCTGGAGGCGGTGAAGCGGGCGTCCGATGATCGCACCGCGGCGGTGATGCTGGAGCTTGTGCAGGGAGAGGGCGGGGTCCGTCCCGCCGATCCGGCCTTCGTCGCGGGGCTGTTCCGTTTTTGCCAAGAACGGGAGATCCTGTTCATGGTGGACGAGGTGCAGACGGGGATGGGGCGCACCGGTTCGCTCTTCGCCTTCGAGGGGTACGGCGTGACGCCGGACGTGGTGACCTTGGCCAAGGGATTGGGCAACGGCATTCCCGTCGGCGCCATGATGGCCAGGTCCGATCTCGCCCCCGTGTTCGGCCCCGGCAGCCATGCCAGCACCTTCGGCGGAAATCCGGTTGCGATGGCCGCCGCCCGGGCTGTTTTGCGGGAGATCCGCCGTCCGGAGCTGCTGAAGAACGTCCGGGTGCAGGGCGAGCGCCTGCTTGCCTCCCTGCGGGACAAACTGAGGGATCATCCTTCCGTGAAGGAGATCCGGGGACGGGGATTGATGGTCGGAATTGAACTTGCGGAAGAGGCGGCGCCGG
Encoded proteins:
- a CDS encoding enoyl-CoA hydratase-related protein, translated to MEWKNIALEQGDGWALITIQRPKVLNALNRETLEELEQAVDQVEADEKVRALIITGAGDKAFVAGADIGELRQIPSAAEGERLAARGQALFSRIEELDKPVIMAVNGYALGGGCELAMSGDILIASEKARFGQPEVNLGVIPGYGGTQRLARLVGKTTAKYLCLTGEMITAEEALRLGLVQKVVPHDQLLEEARKLAELLAQKAPVAMRYIKKAINQGAETDLQSGLRLEASFFGLSFDTEDRIEGMDAFLQKRNPRFRGK
- a CDS encoding c-type cytochrome, producing MSKRWWKRVLVGGVLLWALTGCAGGTDQETQPPEQGETPSQEEAPDAGDGATADAEVKAVYDNNCASCHGANLEGSFGPSLTSVGSKYSKEEIGEIIKNGKGQMPAQTQLSDAERESLSAWLAEQK
- the argC gene encoding N-acetyl-gamma-glutamyl-phosphate reductase; protein product: MKTVVIGSTGYGGVELIRLLENHPQARIGALVSSSQPREPLKAVYPHLSHMEETLEELDPDRLCEAGDVVFFATPPGVSSQWAPRFAERGKVCIDLSGDFRLTDDAYRRWYGREPASADWLERAVYGLSEWYAEQIRSATLISNPGCYPTASLLALIPLLRERAIDPDTIVIDAKSGVSGAGRGLKLNALFCEVNENLRPYRVDAHQHTPEIERYASEAWGRPVRVTFIPHLVPMNRGILITLTARAAEGWTRRRLEEMYRGIYQSAPFVRIRSENDWPGTKQVQGSNYCDLAVHLDERTGRVIVMSVIDNLVKGAAGQAVQNLNLRMGWDETAGLEGLPLYP
- the argJ gene encoding bifunctional glutamate N-acetyltransferase/amino-acid acetyltransferase ArgJ; this translates as MNGQGTQTIAAEAGYEVVAEPSVTSPSGFVAGGVHAGLKKKRRDLGMIFCEVPASAAAVYTMNAFQAAPLKVTRDSLAAEGKLQAVVVNSGNANACTGQRGLEDALKTRREAAKLLGIPDHRVAVASTGVIGEFLPMDRMMEGLARLVKEVGKGGHLPFSESILTTDTCTKEAEVVLRVEGRPVRIAGAAKGSGMIHPQMATMLAFLTTDAVIDSRHLQHLLREVTDETFNMITVDGDCSTNDMVLAMASGRAGHSALHPDHPEWAVFKAGFAHVARELAKMIARDGEGATRLVEVRVTGAASQAMARRVAKGVVGSNLVKSAVYGADANWGRVFCAIGYSDPDVKTEAVDLYIGDIPVVRESRPVSFNEEQVQAHMKEERVQFRIDLHQGIHEAVAWGCDLTYEYVRINACYRT
- the argB gene encoding acetylglutamate kinase, with translation MADVPSVVVKIGGSVLERLHPSFYEACVSLQQRGVRVAVVHGGGPVINRLLERSEIRPSFVRGLRVTDAETLTWVQMALAGLVNKDLVARLQAAGAAAVGLSGVDGKLLQVRQKDSSLGYVGEVTGVETALLSALLEKGWMPVTASLGVDEAGQIYNVNADTAAGAIARALHASRMVMVTDVPGIYASPEKKEGVLRTVTPAAVRDLIQNGKISGGMIPKVSAALSCLKGPVREVLIVDGGKPFSLDGTKEEGWNGTRIVQEEGADHVVSHLPTV
- a CDS encoding acetylornithine transaminase, with product MLFPTYQRYDVRAARGEGAWLWDEAGRRWLDFTSGLAVCNLGHCHPRVTEAVQKQLENLWHVSNLFHIPLQEEVASILTEASGLGAVFFCNSGAEANEAAIKLARKAARERRGIELPNIITFEGSFHGRTLATLTATGQEKVKTGFAPLPEGFVTVPFGDLEAVKRASDDRTAAVMLELVQGEGGVRPADPAFVAGLFRFCQEREILFMVDEVQTGMGRTGSLFAFEGYGVTPDVVTLAKGLGNGIPVGAMMARSDLAPVFGPGSHASTFGGNPVAMAAARAVLREIRRPELLKNVRVQGERLLASLRDKLRDHPSVKEIRGRGLMVGIELAEEAAPVIRRARERGLLVLPAGSRVVRLLPPLIVTEEMVDRAVEILADSVTALGVAGR